In a genomic window of Deinococcus radiotolerans:
- a CDS encoding response regulator transcription factor produces the protein MTTSADPHHHAAQIIDRTHLLLIEDDRDVRRVLTDELELEGFRVQTAETGEAGLTCAAQHAPDLILLDLGLPDLTGAEVTERLRTVTDAPIIVLTATDALQERVRQLSLGANDFVMKPYEPRELLARVHAHLRRHGAPTPVKVGDFCLYRDQHRLTYAGQDLHLSPTELAIASVLLEAPGQLHAREQLEQRIWPDHTCRNALNVHVSHLRSKLAAVNAADLLVSVRRGGLGLLSRHERHD, from the coding sequence ATGACCACGTCTGCCGACCCTCACCATCACGCCGCTCAGATCATTGACCGCACCCATCTCCTTCTGATCGAGGACGACCGGGACGTGCGGCGCGTCCTGACCGACGAACTGGAACTGGAGGGCTTCCGGGTCCAGACAGCCGAAACCGGTGAGGCGGGCCTGACCTGCGCCGCGCAGCACGCGCCGGACCTCATCCTGCTGGACCTGGGTCTGCCCGACCTGACCGGCGCGGAGGTCACCGAGCGACTGCGCACCGTGACCGACGCGCCCATCATCGTCCTGACGGCCACGGACGCCCTTCAGGAACGCGTGCGGCAGCTGTCGCTGGGCGCGAACGATTTCGTCATGAAACCGTACGAACCCCGCGAACTGCTCGCGCGGGTGCACGCGCACCTGCGGCGGCACGGCGCGCCCACACCCGTGAAGGTCGGCGATTTCTGCCTGTACCGCGATCAGCACCGCCTGACGTACGCCGGTCAGGACCTGCACCTCTCCCCCACGGAACTGGCCATTGCCAGCGTCCTGCTGGAAGCGCCGGGGCAGTTGCACGCGCGCGAACAGCTTGAGCAGCGGATCTGGCCGGATCACACCTGCCGCAACGCCCTGAACGTGCACGTCAGTCACCTGCGCTCGAAGCTGGCCGCCGTGAATGCCGCCGACCTGCTCGTCAGTGTCCGGCGCGGCGGTCTGGGCCTGCTCTCCAGACACGAGCGGCACGACTGA
- a CDS encoding NAD(P)-dependent oxidoreductase, whose protein sequence is MEDARPPQLSFQELLPPMTPHEATVEANRCLYCYDAPCLHACPTHIDIPTFIRKIATGNVSGAAHTILESNFLGGTCARVCPVQELCEGACVYNAHDKPIQIGRLQRFATDHLHARGEAPFTPAPPTGRRVAVVGSGPAGLSASAELAKQGHAVTLYEKRELGGGLSTYGIIVLREPVEVALREVDAVRDLGVQVVTGQELNSPAGLDELLAANDAVVLSVGLGAVPALGIPGEAHILSGLDVIEASKLERPTGVGTRAVVIGAGNTAIDAATIARRAGADTTMVYRRTEREMTAYHHEYLFALSEGIGFSFLTQPVEVLHENGQVTGLRCVRMGLGAPDTSGRARPEPIPGSDFVIPCDTVISAIGQEKPALAVTLGLDLDQGYIRVDDELRTSLPRVYAGGDCIRARGNASTVMAVQDGKLIAASLARILGTQAAPIAPTRPPEVRDHPLYQAAHGAVPHAEAQHG, encoded by the coding sequence ATGGAAGACGCCCGCCCACCGCAGCTCTCGTTCCAGGAACTCCTCCCACCCATGACCCCGCACGAGGCAACCGTCGAGGCCAACCGCTGCCTGTACTGCTACGACGCTCCGTGCCTGCACGCCTGCCCCACCCACATCGACATTCCCACCTTCATCCGCAAGATCGCCACCGGGAACGTCAGCGGGGCTGCGCACACGATCCTGGAATCCAACTTCCTGGGGGGCACCTGCGCCCGCGTCTGCCCCGTGCAGGAACTCTGCGAGGGCGCGTGCGTCTACAACGCGCACGACAAGCCCATCCAGATCGGGCGGCTGCAACGATTCGCCACCGACCACCTGCACGCCAGAGGCGAAGCTCCCTTCACGCCCGCCCCGCCCACCGGGAGGCGCGTCGCCGTAGTCGGCAGTGGGCCCGCCGGGCTCAGCGCCAGCGCCGAACTGGCCAAGCAGGGCCACGCGGTCACGCTGTACGAGAAACGCGAGCTGGGCGGCGGCCTAAGCACCTACGGCATCATCGTGCTGCGCGAACCGGTCGAGGTCGCGCTGCGCGAGGTGGACGCCGTGCGGGACCTGGGGGTGCAGGTCGTCACCGGACAGGAACTGAACAGCCCGGCAGGCCTGGATGAACTGCTGGCCGCCAACGACGCCGTCGTCCTGAGCGTGGGCCTGGGCGCCGTCCCCGCCCTGGGTATTCCCGGCGAGGCGCACATCCTCAGCGGTCTGGACGTCATCGAGGCCAGCAAGCTGGAGCGCCCCACCGGGGTCGGCACGCGGGCCGTCGTGATCGGCGCGGGCAACACCGCCATTGACGCCGCCACCATCGCCCGCCGCGCCGGAGCCGACACCACCATGGTCTACCGCCGCACCGAACGCGAGATGACCGCCTACCACCACGAGTACCTGTTCGCCCTGAGCGAGGGCATCGGGTTCTCCTTCCTGACCCAGCCGGTGGAGGTGCTGCACGAGAACGGGCAGGTGACCGGCCTGCGCTGCGTCCGCATGGGCCTCGGCGCGCCCGACACGTCCGGCCGCGCGCGCCCCGAACCCATCCCCGGCAGCGACTTCGTGATCCCCTGCGACACCGTCATCAGCGCCATTGGGCAGGAGAAACCCGCGCTGGCCGTCACGCTGGGCCTGGACCTCGACCAGGGCTACATCCGCGTGGACGACGAACTGCGCACCAGCCTCCCCCGCGTGTACGCCGGCGGCGACTGCATCCGCGCGCGCGGAAACGCCAGCACCGTCATGGCCGTCCAGGACGGCAAACTGATCGCGGCGAGCCTGGCCCGCATCCTGGGCACGCAGGCCGCGCCCATCGCCCCGACCCGCCCGCCGGAAGTGCGTGACCATCCCCTCTATCAGGCGGCGCACGGCGCTGTCCCCCACGCGGAGGCCCAGCATGGCTGA
- the preA gene encoding NAD-dependent dihydropyrimidine dehydrogenase subunit PreA, producing MADLSINFAGIRAPNPFWLASAPPTNSGAQIHRAFEYGWGGAVWKTIGAPVLNISNRYGGLTLGGQRLQAINNVELISDRPLEVNLREIAEVKRLWPDRAVIVSAMVDADPQAWKDIVMMIEDTGADGIELNYGCPQGMSERGMGAAVGQVPEMCELNTHWVTSVTRLPVIVKLTPNITRITDPAHAALAGGAHALSLINTINSIMKVDLDTLQITPSIGGRGTHGGYAGPAVKPIALNMLSELVTDPQVIRSGVPISGMGGIQTWRDAAEFLLLGAGSLQVCTAVMHYGYRLIDDLTDGLSRWMDDHGFQTIADVTGRAVSQVSTFGQLDLGYQAVARINPDKCIQCNLCYAACNDTAHQCIDLVAPDGVRVNPGFDPRASGKEVALGRPTPQVRESDCVGCALCANVCPVDGCIEMVSVPSGRPHVTWDELTAQRPAVTQTWPAMETYREETGIEIH from the coding sequence ATGGCTGACCTGAGCATCAACTTCGCGGGCATCCGCGCGCCAAACCCCTTCTGGCTGGCGTCCGCGCCCCCCACCAACAGCGGCGCGCAGATTCACCGCGCCTTCGAGTACGGCTGGGGCGGCGCCGTGTGGAAGACCATCGGCGCGCCCGTCCTGAACATCAGCAACCGCTACGGCGGCCTCACCCTGGGCGGGCAGCGGCTCCAGGCGATCAACAACGTCGAACTCATCAGCGACCGCCCCCTGGAAGTGAACCTGCGCGAGATCGCCGAGGTCAAACGCCTCTGGCCCGACCGCGCCGTGATCGTCTCCGCCATGGTGGACGCCGACCCACAGGCGTGGAAAGACATCGTCATGATGATCGAGGACACCGGCGCCGACGGCATCGAACTCAATTACGGCTGCCCGCAGGGCATGAGTGAACGCGGCATGGGCGCCGCCGTCGGGCAGGTGCCCGAGATGTGCGAACTGAACACCCACTGGGTCACCAGCGTCACCCGCCTGCCCGTCATCGTGAAGCTCACGCCGAACATCACCCGCATCACCGACCCCGCCCACGCCGCACTCGCCGGAGGCGCGCACGCCCTGAGCCTCATCAACACCATCAACTCCATCATGAAAGTCGACCTGGACACCCTCCAGATCACCCCCAGCATCGGCGGGCGCGGCACGCACGGCGGCTACGCTGGCCCCGCCGTGAAACCCATCGCGCTGAACATGCTCAGCGAACTCGTCACGGACCCGCAGGTCATCCGCAGCGGCGTGCCCATCAGCGGCATGGGCGGCATCCAGACCTGGCGTGACGCCGCCGAATTCCTGCTGCTGGGCGCCGGCAGCCTGCAAGTCTGCACCGCCGTCATGCACTACGGCTACCGCCTCATCGACGACCTCACCGACGGCCTCAGCCGCTGGATGGACGACCACGGATTCCAGACCATCGCCGACGTCACCGGCCGCGCCGTGTCGCAGGTCAGCACCTTCGGGCAGCTCGACCTCGGCTACCAGGCGGTCGCGCGCATCAACCCCGACAAGTGCATCCAGTGCAACCTCTGCTACGCCGCCTGCAACGACACCGCCCACCAGTGCATCGACCTCGTCGCGCCCGACGGCGTGCGCGTGAACCCCGGCTTCGATCCCCGCGCCAGCGGCAAGGAAGTCGCGCTCGGCCGCCCCACCCCGCAGGTCCGCGAATCCGACTGCGTGGGCTGCGCCCTGTGCGCCAACGTCTGCCCCGTGGACGGCTGCATCGAGATGGTCAGCGTCCCCAGCGGCCGCCCCCACGTCACCTGGGACGAACTGACCGCCCAGCGGCCCGCCGTCACCCAGACCTGGCCCGCCATGGAAACCTACCGCGAAGAAACCGGCATCGAGATTCATTGA
- the hydA gene encoding dihydropyrimidinase, producing MTLLIQNGEIVTDGKRFKADVRVEGETIAQIGEHLSVPEGATVIDASGKFVFPGFIDPHVHIHLPFMGTFAKDTHATGSQAALIGGTTTFIEMLAPAGSEDLMDGWRTWTGMAEGNSACDYSFHIGVTRWDERTEATLRELVGQGMRSFKVFLAYKGAFGIDDAALYRVCRLAAELGVVVTAHCENADLVAELQQKLIAEGKTGPEWHEPSRPESVEAEGTAHFATFVEMTGAHGYVVHLSNARALQAALDARARGVNLDVEVVIPHLTLDKTYAERPGVEGAKYVMSPPLREKSNQPRLWAALERGDIATVATDHCPFDVVQKHMGDGNFTLIPNGIPAIEDRVNVLYTQGVSRGNLSVERFVDAASTRAAQIFGLYPRKGTVSVGSDADLVIYDPAYRGTISAATSQMNNDYSGFEGWEIDGRPEVVTVRGQVAVQGGAFVGDPARGQLLRR from the coding sequence ATGACCCTACTGATTCAGAACGGTGAGATTGTCACGGACGGCAAACGGTTCAAGGCGGACGTGCGGGTGGAAGGGGAGACCATCGCCCAGATCGGCGAGCACCTGAGTGTCCCCGAGGGGGCCACGGTGATCGACGCGAGCGGGAAGTTCGTGTTCCCCGGCTTCATCGATCCGCACGTGCACATCCACCTGCCGTTCATGGGGACGTTCGCGAAGGACACGCACGCGACCGGGTCGCAGGCGGCGCTGATCGGCGGGACGACCACGTTCATCGAGATGCTCGCTCCGGCCGGGAGTGAGGACCTGATGGACGGCTGGCGCACCTGGACGGGCATGGCCGAGGGCAACAGCGCGTGCGATTACTCCTTTCATATCGGCGTGACCCGCTGGGATGAGAGGACCGAGGCGACCCTGCGCGAGCTGGTGGGGCAGGGCATGCGGTCCTTCAAGGTTTTCCTGGCGTACAAGGGCGCGTTCGGGATCGACGACGCGGCGCTGTACCGGGTGTGCCGCCTGGCGGCGGAACTGGGTGTGGTGGTCACCGCGCACTGCGAGAACGCGGATCTGGTCGCGGAATTGCAGCAGAAGCTGATCGCGGAGGGCAAGACCGGCCCGGAGTGGCACGAGCCCAGCCGTCCGGAGAGCGTGGAGGCGGAGGGCACGGCGCACTTCGCGACGTTCGTGGAGATGACGGGCGCGCACGGGTACGTGGTGCACCTGAGTAACGCCCGCGCGCTGCAGGCGGCGCTGGACGCCCGCGCGCGCGGCGTGAACCTGGACGTGGAGGTGGTGATTCCGCACCTGACGCTGGATAAGACGTACGCCGAGCGGCCCGGCGTGGAGGGCGCCAAGTACGTCATGTCGCCCCCCCTGCGTGAGAAGAGCAACCAGCCCCGGCTGTGGGCGGCGCTGGAACGCGGGGACATTGCCACGGTCGCCACCGATCACTGCCCCTTCGACGTGGTGCAGAAGCACATGGGCGATGGGAACTTTACCCTCATCCCGAACGGCATTCCGGCCATCGAGGACCGCGTGAACGTCCTGTACACCCAGGGCGTCAGCCGCGGCAACCTGAGCGTCGAGCGCTTCGTGGACGCTGCCAGCACCCGCGCCGCGCAGATCTTCGGGCTGTATCCCCGCAAGGGCACCGTCAGCGTGGGCAGTGACGCCGATCTGGTGATTTACGACCCCGCGTACCGCGGCACGATCAGCGCCGCGACCAGCCAAATGAACAACGACTACAGCGGCTTTGAAGGCTGGGAGATCGACGGGCGGCCCGAGGTGGTCACCGTACGAGGTCAGGTGGCTGTGCAGGGCGGCGCCTTCGTGGGCGACCCGGCCAGGGGGCAGCTGCTCAGGCGGTGA
- a CDS encoding ABC transporter ATP-binding protein: protein MTYTSPAPPTSPPPNEPPIVSIRDLQKVFPVPGGETVALKDANLSIQRGEFISLIGPSGCGKTTLLRLMADLEQQTGGELLIAGRSADAARRERQYGYVFQAPALMEWRSVLKNVLLPLEVMNVPGDRVGRAREMLKLVGLDKFERNYPWQLSGGMQQRVSIARALAFDPPLLFMDEPFGALDEITREHLNLELLRLWRETGKTVIFVTHSIPEAVFLSTRVVVMTARPGRIEGVVDIDLPHPRSDDTREDPRFFTLATEIRELLKKGHA from the coding sequence GTGACGTACACCAGCCCCGCCCCGCCGACCAGTCCGCCCCCGAACGAGCCGCCCATTGTCTCCATCCGCGACCTGCAGAAGGTCTTCCCCGTGCCCGGCGGGGAGACGGTCGCGCTGAAGGACGCCAACCTCAGCATCCAGCGGGGCGAGTTCATCAGCCTGATCGGCCCGAGCGGCTGCGGGAAGACCACCCTGCTGCGCCTGATGGCCGACCTGGAACAGCAGACTGGCGGGGAACTGCTGATCGCGGGCCGCTCCGCCGACGCCGCGCGCCGTGAGCGGCAGTACGGGTACGTGTTCCAGGCGCCCGCCCTGATGGAGTGGCGCAGCGTGCTGAAGAACGTACTGCTGCCACTGGAGGTCATGAACGTCCCCGGCGACCGTGTGGGCCGCGCGCGCGAGATGCTGAAACTGGTGGGCCTGGACAAATTCGAGCGGAACTACCCCTGGCAGCTGTCCGGCGGGATGCAGCAGCGCGTGAGCATCGCCCGCGCGCTGGCGTTCGACCCGCCGCTGCTGTTCATGGACGAACCCTTCGGTGCGCTGGACGAGATCACCCGCGAGCACCTGAACCTGGAACTGCTGCGCCTGTGGCGCGAGACGGGCAAGACCGTGATCTTCGTGACGCACTCCATTCCGGAAGCGGTGTTCCTGAGCACGCGCGTGGTCGTCATGACCGCCCGCCCCGGCCGCATCGAGGGCGTCGTGGACATTGACCTGCCCCACCCCCGCAGCGACGACACCCGCGAGGACCCGCGTTTCTTCACGCTGGCCACCGAGATCCGCGAACTGTTGAAGAAGGGGCACGCGTGA
- a CDS encoding ABC transporter permease — MTTLRPSRAAGLGPMLIVALIAAALYWPLMLAANVGPAGRTLASGAELDCKTALACASQLRNPVVPAPAQLSQGFVRLSTPVTSPLALPYNVGVTAGETLLGLLLATVTGIGLALLLVASRAFERATLPWLVASQTVPVVAIAPMLAVLLGQYGVQGFLPKAIIAAYIAFFPVAVGMSRGLRSADSLHLDLMRTYHASPAQTYRWLRFPASLPHLFTALKVAVTSALVGSIVAEISTISFSGLGKMLAENSRASDTVALWVIMGYGAVLGVTLVALVNALERWVTPWSRR, encoded by the coding sequence GTGACCACCCTGCGGCCCTCACGCGCGGCGGGTCTCGGCCCGATGCTGATCGTGGCGCTGATCGCGGCGGCGCTGTACTGGCCGCTGATGCTCGCCGCGAACGTCGGCCCGGCGGGGCGGACCCTGGCGAGCGGCGCGGAACTGGACTGCAAGACAGCGCTGGCCTGTGCCTCGCAGCTGCGCAACCCGGTGGTGCCGGCCCCGGCGCAGCTCTCGCAGGGCTTCGTGCGGCTCAGTACGCCGGTCACGTCGCCGCTGGCCCTGCCGTACAACGTGGGCGTGACTGCCGGGGAGACGCTGCTGGGCCTGCTGCTCGCCACCGTGACCGGGATCGGGCTGGCGCTGCTGCTCGTCGCCAGCCGCGCGTTCGAGCGGGCCACGCTGCCGTGGCTGGTCGCCTCGCAGACCGTGCCGGTCGTGGCGATCGCGCCGATGCTGGCGGTGCTGCTGGGTCAGTACGGCGTGCAGGGCTTCCTGCCCAAGGCGATCATCGCGGCGTACATCGCGTTCTTTCCGGTCGCGGTCGGCATGAGCCGGGGGTTGCGCAGCGCCGATTCCCTCCACCTCGACCTGATGCGCACCTACCACGCCAGCCCCGCGCAGACGTACCGCTGGTTGCGCTTCCCGGCCAGCCTCCCGCACCTGTTCACGGCCCTGAAGGTGGCAGTCACGTCCGCGCTGGTGGGCAGCATCGTCGCGGAGATCAGCACCATCTCCTTCTCCGGGCTGGGCAAGATGCTCGCGGAGAACTCACGCGCCAGTGACACGGTCGCCCTGTGGGTGATCATGGGGTACGGCGCGGTGCTCGGCGTGACGCTCGTGGCACTCGTGAACGCGCTGGAAAGGTGGGTGACCCCGTGGAGCAGACGATGA
- a CDS encoding ABC transporter permease encodes MTPVRTAAARPGAALLTAAALLIGVGGLLLVALTLPVPGDGTPPNARLWLAGILALLAVGAVGVRGAAQGESRAARTLPAAFTLLLAVLGTEALLRAYAVPAGLIPTPGRVLSALWTARTVLLQDTYTTFVLEALLGFVAGTVLGLGLALLVVRFRFLERGLLPYAALFSSIPIVALAPVIVKAVGLDWPSKTVVVAVTVLFPVVVGAVRGLQSASRLHLDLMHTYAATPAQTFRDVRVPGALPFVFGALKVASTLALISAIVAEFFGTNGHGLGFRIQIEVGRFGLDIVWAAIVLASVAGIAFFALVNALETRLLPRAGRS; translated from the coding sequence ATGACCCCAGTGCGGACGGCCGCCGCCCGCCCCGGCGCGGCCCTGCTGACCGCCGCCGCGCTGCTGATCGGCGTGGGGGGCCTGCTGCTCGTCGCGCTGACCCTCCCCGTGCCCGGCGATGGCACGCCCCCGAACGCGCGATTGTGGCTGGCGGGCATCCTCGCCCTGCTGGCCGTGGGGGCCGTCGGCGTGCGCGGCGCCGCGCAGGGCGAGTCCCGCGCCGCCCGCACCCTGCCCGCCGCGTTCACGCTGCTCCTGGCCGTGCTCGGCACCGAGGCGCTGCTGCGCGCCTACGCCGTCCCCGCCGGACTGATCCCCACGCCGGGCCGCGTCCTGAGCGCCCTGTGGACCGCCCGCACCGTCCTGCTGCAGGACACGTACACCACCTTCGTGCTGGAGGCGCTGCTGGGCTTCGTGGCCGGCACCGTTCTGGGGCTGGGGCTGGCGCTGCTCGTCGTGCGTTTCCGCTTCCTGGAACGCGGCCTGCTGCCCTACGCGGCGCTGTTCTCCTCGATTCCCATCGTGGCCCTCGCGCCCGTCATCGTGAAAGCCGTCGGGCTCGACTGGCCCAGCAAAACGGTCGTCGTGGCCGTCACCGTCCTGTTCCCCGTCGTGGTGGGGGCCGTGCGCGGCCTCCAGAGTGCCTCGCGGCTGCACCTCGACCTGATGCACACCTACGCCGCCACGCCCGCGCAGACCTTCCGGGATGTCCGCGTGCCCGGCGCGCTGCCGTTCGTGTTCGGCGCGCTGAAAGTCGCCAGCACCCTGGCCCTGATCTCCGCCATCGTCGCCGAGTTCTTCGGCACGAACGGGCACGGGCTGGGCTTCCGCATCCAGATCGAGGTGGGCCGCTTCGGGCTGGACATCGTCTGGGCCGCCATTGTCCTCGCCTCGGTCGCCGGTATTGCCTTCTTCGCGCTCGTCAACGCTCTGGAAACCCGCCTGCTGCCCCGAGCGGGCCGCTCCTGA
- a CDS encoding ABC transporter substrate-binding protein gives MKRGTIILATLLLAVTGTASAQKLVPVKVQLKWFPQAQFAGFFVAQAKGYYKAEGLDVQFLPTGDQSPIQTVATGTADFGTTWITDLLTARQQGIPVVHIAQLFQKSGYTLVALNSSGIKTPADFKGKRVGVWPSGNEYPAVALLKKYGLTTSLDSSVSNPSVQAVTYPFDPSIVFPDKVDLVSAMTYNEVDQIVGLGYPLDKLKIFNASDYGINLLEDLMFSTERTLANKNFKGSGQSGEDIAAKLVRATIKGWNYAVKNQKEAVQIVLVNCGNTCKGSGTRSSAASHQTWQMAEVAKLYNAGPTLKGRAGYLDPATYKANVTLLKSLGILKADPAPAAVTYKVWEKATGKK, from the coding sequence ATGAAACGAGGCACCATCATCCTGGCCACCCTGCTCCTCGCCGTCACGGGCACCGCTTCCGCGCAGAAGCTCGTGCCGGTCAAGGTGCAGCTCAAGTGGTTCCCGCAGGCGCAGTTCGCGGGCTTCTTCGTCGCGCAGGCCAAGGGCTACTACAAGGCTGAAGGCCTGGACGTGCAGTTTCTCCCCACCGGTGATCAGAGCCCCATCCAGACCGTCGCCACCGGTACCGCCGACTTCGGCACCACCTGGATCACCGACCTCCTGACCGCCCGGCAGCAGGGCATTCCGGTCGTGCACATCGCGCAGCTGTTCCAGAAGAGCGGCTACACCCTGGTCGCCCTGAACAGCAGCGGCATCAAGACGCCCGCCGACTTCAAGGGCAAGCGGGTGGGCGTGTGGCCCAGCGGCAACGAGTACCCCGCCGTGGCCCTCCTGAAGAAGTACGGCCTGACCACAAGCCTCGACTCCTCCGTCAGCAACCCCAGCGTGCAGGCCGTCACGTATCCCTTCGACCCCAGCATCGTCTTCCCCGACAAGGTCGACCTGGTCAGCGCCATGACCTACAACGAGGTGGACCAGATCGTGGGCCTCGGCTACCCGCTGGACAAACTCAAGATCTTCAACGCCAGCGACTACGGCATCAACCTCCTCGAAGACCTGATGTTCAGCACCGAACGCACCCTGGCCAACAAGAACTTCAAGGGCAGCGGCCAGAGTGGCGAGGACATCGCCGCCAAGCTCGTGCGGGCCACCATCAAGGGCTGGAACTACGCCGTGAAGAACCAGAAGGAAGCCGTGCAGATCGTCCTCGTGAACTGCGGGAACACCTGCAAGGGCTCCGGCACCCGCTCCAGCGCTGCCAGCCACCAGACGTGGCAGATGGCCGAGGTCGCCAAGCTCTACAACGCCGGGCCCACCCTCAAGGGCCGCGCCGGATACCTCGACCCAGCCACGTACAAGGCCAACGTCACGCTGCTCAAGAGCCTCGGCATCCTGAAAGCCGACCCGGCCCCGGCCGCCGTCACGTACAAGGTCTGGGAAAAAGCCACCGGGAAGAAGTAG
- a CDS encoding Zn-dependent hydrolase, with translation MLDPHRTIDELKALRALTGDENGAQRVAFTDTWVAARAFLKERLDELPVTQHMDAAGNWWATLPGESERALLIGGHLDSVPNGGWLDGCLNVLAGLEVLRRVNEQYAGRPPVTLKLVDWADEEGARFGRSLYGSSAAGGHLNLDEMRALRDRDGVSLEDALNRVGITLADAPNARAELKDAAAYLELHIEQGPVLEGLDLPLGAVLGTVGVERHTITFHGQAAHSGSTPMNVRKDAFLAAGRLGEAIYDIAARHGGVCTVGSVKTLPGIVTSVVETCELTLDQRHLDVDKLAAMWQDAQDAATQFAQEAGCTVTFGYLWNIEPIPFHPMLIDAAEASILTVTPTAHRLPSGPLHDAAEVARAGVPTVMLFVQSLRGISHNKIEDTREDHIALSVQALDDLTTRTMDWMVKGI, from the coding sequence ATGCTTGATCCACACCGCACCATCGATGAACTCAAGGCTCTGCGCGCCCTGACGGGGGATGAAAACGGCGCGCAGCGGGTGGCGTTCACGGACACCTGGGTCGCCGCCCGCGCGTTCCTGAAAGAGCGGCTGGACGAGCTGCCCGTCACGCAGCACATGGATGCCGCCGGGAACTGGTGGGCGACCCTCCCCGGCGAGAGCGAGCGCGCCCTGCTGATCGGTGGGCACCTCGACAGCGTCCCGAACGGCGGGTGGCTGGACGGGTGCCTGAACGTCCTGGCGGGCCTGGAAGTCCTGCGGCGCGTCAATGAGCAGTACGCCGGGCGCCCACCGGTCACGCTGAAACTCGTGGACTGGGCCGACGAGGAAGGCGCCCGTTTCGGCCGGAGCCTGTACGGGTCCAGCGCCGCCGGGGGCCACCTGAACCTCGACGAGATGCGCGCCCTGCGCGACCGGGACGGCGTAAGCCTTGAAGACGCGCTGAACCGTGTCGGCATTACCCTCGCAGATGCCCCGAACGCCCGCGCGGAACTGAAGGACGCCGCCGCTTACCTTGAACTGCACATCGAACAGGGTCCCGTGCTCGAAGGACTCGACCTTCCCCTCGGCGCGGTGCTCGGCACGGTCGGCGTCGAGCGGCACACCATTACCTTCCACGGGCAGGCCGCGCACAGCGGCAGCACCCCCATGAACGTCCGCAAGGACGCCTTCCTCGCCGCCGGACGCCTCGGAGAGGCCATCTACGACATCGCCGCGCGCCACGGGGGCGTCTGCACGGTCGGCAGCGTCAAGACCCTGCCCGGCATCGTCACCAGCGTTGTCGAAACCTGCGAACTCACCCTCGACCAGCGGCATCTCGACGTGGACAAGCTCGCCGCCATGTGGCAGGACGCGCAGGACGCCGCCACGCAGTTCGCGCAGGAGGCGGGCTGCACCGTCACCTTCGGGTACCTCTGGAACATTGAGCCCATCCCCTTCCACCCGATGCTCATCGACGCGGCCGAGGCCAGCATCCTGACCGTCACGCCCACCGCGCATCGCCTCCCCAGCGGACCCCTGCACGACGCTGCTGAGGTCGCTCGCGCGGGCGTGCCCACCGTCATGCTGTTCGTGCAGAGCCTGCGCGGCATCAGCCACAACAAGATTGAGGACACCCGCGAGGACCACATCGCCCTGAGCGTGCAGGCCCTCGATGACCTGACCACCCGCACGATGGACTGGATGGTTAAAGGCATCTAA
- a CDS encoding PucR family transcriptional regulator — translation MTPVRLEDPMLPTLAELLTLPAFAGAEVVSGHAHLTQPVTWVHVSEVADAARFLTGGELLLSTGSLLTRMNDGELEGFVASLAQRGAHGLALELVQVFRDVPPALLGASRLHGLPLIVFRQEVSFAALTRAAHARILNHGGPALDPSLAPLLDALAETGRSVAFLRAQLGPLLNLPARPRSTLLGTLDALLTTNFNMAETARRLGVRRQTVYYRLEQLRAMLPDLDEPRRQLGLHLALELTRSEAGEALSAAERT, via the coding sequence ATGACCCCTGTTCGACTGGAGGATCCGATGTTGCCGACGCTGGCGGAACTGTTGACGCTTCCGGCGTTCGCGGGCGCGGAGGTCGTGAGTGGACATGCCCACCTGACGCAGCCGGTTACGTGGGTGCATGTGTCTGAAGTGGCGGACGCGGCGCGGTTCCTGACGGGCGGGGAGTTGCTCCTCTCGACCGGGTCGCTGCTGACCCGCATGAACGACGGCGAACTGGAGGGGTTCGTGGCTTCGCTGGCGCAGCGGGGCGCGCACGGGCTGGCGCTGGAACTCGTGCAGGTGTTCCGCGACGTGCCGCCCGCGCTGCTGGGCGCGTCGCGCCTGCATGGGCTGCCGCTGATCGTGTTCCGGCAGGAGGTGAGTTTCGCGGCGCTGACCCGCGCGGCGCACGCCCGCATCCTGAACCACGGCGGCCCGGCGCTGGACCCGAGCCTCGCGCCGCTGCTGGACGCGCTGGCCGAGACGGGCCGCAGCGTGGCGTTCCTGCGCGCGCAACTGGGACCGCTGCTGAATCTGCCCGCCCGGCCCCGCTCGACGCTGCTGGGCACGCTGGACGCCCTGCTGACCACGAACTTCAACATGGCCGAGACCGCCCGGCGCCTGGGCGTGCGCCGGCAGACGGTGTACTACCGCCTGGAGCAGCTGCGCGCCATGCTGCCCGACCTGGATGAACCCCGGCGGCAGTTGGGCCTGCACCTGGCGCTGGAGCTGACGCGCAGTGAGGCGGGCGAGGCGCTGAGCGCCGCCGAGCGCACCTGA